A stretch of DNA from Patescibacteria group bacterium:
TTTTAGAAGCAGACGCGAAGCTGTAGGAGTCTTGAGTACAAAATCAAAACTTCGATCTTCATACACGGAGATTTCAACGGGAATGATATCTCCCATCATTTCTTTTGTTGCGTCGTTAAACTTTGTGACAAATTCACCAATGTTTATTCCCGCCTGACCCAAAGCAGGACCCACAGGTGGAGCTGGGTTTGCTTTGCCTGCCGGAATCTGAAGTTTTAATTTTTTTTCTACTTTTTTTGCCATGATTGATTTTTAATGAGTGATAACGAATATATAAATCATCACCCTGTTAAATTCCGCGAAGCGGGAGCGATAAAGTCGCATTTAACAGGGTTAAGAAAATCACATCCCTTCTCGCTTGGCAAGCTCGTAATCATTGATTTTCTAAATTTTCTTAACTTGCAAGAAATCGAGTTCTACTGGTGTATCGCGACCAAACATTGGAACAAGTACTTTTACCTTGCCCCGCTCCTCATCTATTTCGCCAATTTTGCCTTCAAGCTCCTTAAATGGTCCGTCAACTATTATAACCGCTTCGTCTATGGATAGATCAATTTTGTGCCTTACGGTCTCTGAATTCATTCTCTCGAAAATCGCATCGACTTCCGTCTTTACAAGAGGTACGGGGTGAACTCCAGAGCCGACAAAACCAGTGACACGAGGAGTGTTTCTGACCACATACCACGAATCATCGTTTACAATCATATCCACCAACACATAGCCGGGATATATTTTTTCCTCTTCTTCCACCCGTTTACCTGCCTTTATTTTTATCTTTTTTTCGGTTGGCACTATAACATCGAAAATCTGATCTTCCATACCAAGAGATTCTATGCGCTGTTTTAG
This window harbors:
- the rplK gene encoding 50S ribosomal protein L11, whose protein sequence is MAKKVEKKLKLQIPAGKANPAPPVGPALGQAGINIGEFVTKFNDATKEMMGDIIPVEISVYEDRSFDFVLKTPTASRLLLKALGKDKGSGKNLITKAGTVTKAQVREIAEKKMQDLNANDTEAAMKIIEGTARSMGIEVK
- the nusG gene encoding transcription termination/antitermination factor NusG, which produces MAKQIIGQERNWYAVHTYAGYENAVERNLKQRIESLGMEDQIFDVIVPTEKKIKIKAGKRVEEEEKIYPGYVLVDMIVNDDSWYVVRNTPRVTGFVGSGVHPVPLVKTEVDAIFERMNSETVRHKIDLSIDEAVIIVDGPFKELEGKIGEIDEERGKVKVLVPMFGRDTPVELDFLQVKKI